The stretch of DNA ATTGATGTTACAATCTTTTTACTCATCTGTTGCATATCTTCTACATTATTTTAGGTGCTTCTTAACTTGTTTACTATTTAGTTGACatgccatgtgcttctattattttctcacttgcatattgtagctaccatgtaattgagaccctcattatttggcattaacccacccagactttatttatattcttatttttatttctgggttactttttttttctttcctcttctttcaagCTGGCTACCAAGAGGGAAAAAGACGAGTTTCTAACTGGAACTGTGAACAAGTTTAccgcacaatctttggagaaaagcatcagttggagcaacccgtccacctgcacatctcaggatgcaccgaggacggtgcaacctttaagtgtggggaggtcgataccgacttccgcgggttagttattttctgactcaacaccaatgtttaaacttCTCTGTAGTtaatgtgttaaatttgtttgaagttgtatttggaacatggtttttgagccaaagaacacacaacctgtgagatttgagcttatttacatggttacattatttaaccataaatttttattcttgtgtgttttcttctctatgattgcaatcgttgctttgttccattctatatgtccattatttagtgtatgtacatacttgcatatgattgaggccatatttgattattaactcacttatcccaaataaagcctacccttttatgtcacccttgttagccaccttgagctttttactcccctcttgttttataaccacattactagccttaagcagaaaaacaaaataaaaatcccaaattgaattcttggttagcttaagatagatattatgtataatttaagtgtggagaattttatgggaacatgggatgatagaaaaaagtaggaaattaaaattgaataagttatttgaaaatttgggaagcatgctcatgtgaaatcaaaataattaaattaccatgtgcattaaaaaaaataaaaataaaaaaatttattaattaattaaataaggggatataaaaaaattattattaccccaaatgcaaaataaaaagaatcaacgcacatgggacaaaattcaaaaataagtttgacacatgagcatgtaatacaaaagtggaaaattttgggtagctaggtaaagcattttaaattgtataaagtatgtatatgttaggtgagatcttagactaatcaaggatttactttgttagctcacttagccttatatatgtatccttacctttacctcagccccattacaaccctgaaaagacctcatgatgtttgcattggtctactaaatatttattgattggttagatgaagaacaaagcttagaaagcatgactagggaagagtagagtgattgaccctagacacttgagagattagagtgcatatacactaccagtgagggttcaatgcttgattctatgttccctactttcatgagctatcttcttcttgcaagttatttgtactttatttttatgatttgaattagtgaaatccagttcatgtCTGTTCTTGGAAGATTTATTTACCttgaccaagtaggtagaaatattttgcatttagttgcattcatatagataggttgcatttcatacatcctaccattcTGTCTTTACtcttttatagcttctcttgagcttagcatgaggacatgctaatatttaagtgtggagaggttgataaacccctatttcatggtttatcttgtgctcaattgagtggtttttatcaagtccttgcccacttattcatatgatttgcatggttttacattctccttcctgattttgtgctatgattgaaaacatgcttctttggccttatatttgctaatattaatcctctcttattaccattagatgccttgatatgtgtgttaagtgatttcgaagattacagggcaggaatggctcagaagatggaaaggaagcatgcaaaagtggaaggaatacaagaagttgaagggactgtaaagctgtcagcctgaccctctcgcactaaaatgatcataacttgagctacagaggtccaaatgatgtggttccacttgcgttggaaagctaacgtccgggggcttcgatttgatatataattcgccATAGTGGTCGTACAGATAGGCGACGCAAACGCGCGCTCCACGtggacgcgtcgcatctgcgaatctcattccacgcaaacgcgtggatgacgcctccgtgTCACTTTGctgcgacctgtacggaccagatttcacaatcagtgatttctgggctgtttctaatccagtttttggcccagagaacacagattagaggccaTAAAGTGGGGGAGTCCATCCATACAAAAAACatacattcataattcacttttcataattttagatgtagtttttagagagagaggctctctcctctctcttaggtttaaGATTAGGATTTATATTAGGATTGagatttatctcatcttcatatcaggttcaatattcctttattttgacttctcttatttttaattatatatgttgccaatttggcttaatgacattcatgttatgattttcttaattaatataatctgaggtatttcagacttatgattgttttctctaatttatgttattgatgcttgagctctatccaaattaatttcattcaagtagattttattcccttttggcttggttaattaattggtaactcttgagttgtcaaactcagcagtggttgaaattggcagattctaattgatctagatcgctctaaagctagtcctcccatagggattgactaagacttgaggatcaaactaattagtccacttgactttcctttgctttagtaaaggctaactaagtgggattaaaacccaattctcatcacacctggtaaggataactaggataggacttctaatttctcatatcttgccaagagtttattttatagttatttatttatttttcttgtcaattaaattacttgttcaaccctttttaaaatctcaaaatatacctttgcataaccaataataagaacacctccctgcaattccttgagaagacgacccgaggtttaaatacttcggttatcaattttatcagggtttgttacttgtgacaactaaatgtttgtacgaagggattttctgttggtttagaatctatacttacaacgctactatatttttataaaattctttactggcaaaaatcttAACATCAGATCACCATAAGCATATTTCTCAATGACATCAAGCATGCCAGAAGTCGTTTGCCTGTGCTTTTCAAATTCTTCAGCATTAAACCAAAAAGCGGGATCAGcaaccttctttcttttttgaaaccTATTCACTATCTCTCCTCTAGTCTTATGAATAgcttgataaaaaaattcattgtagCTCTGCCTTTACTATCCACAATACGTAATACATGGATAAGTGGCTCAGTAAGCTTAATAATATCAGTGCATTGACTCCAAAATTTAGAATCCAATACTTGATCCACAAATCTTTTAGCTTTGGCTTCTTTGGAGTAAGTTGAGCTTGTCCATTCGTTAAAGGTCACCATAACTCTCAAATGATCATTTTGAGCCAAAATAATTTACAAAGTAATGAAATTAATGGCAAATCGAATTGGAGCCGGACGAAGTATTTTCCGCCTGCCTGTAAATTTTCTCATAAAAAACAGTGAATAGCAATTATTATAGATATACTTAGTGATTATTGAAGCTTGACACTGCTTCACTCACTTCTTGTAACTTTCCAATATCTTGAAACATCGTATTAACCCAATGAGTTGCACAAGGGGGCCAATACAATTTAGGAAACACAAATTCTAACAACCTTCTAGCAACAATATATTTTGCAACATTATCCGTTACAATATGCACAACATTCTCAGGACCAACAATCAATACAACAtccctaaaaaatttaaacaaagcatcaGCAGGTTTTGAGACATTAAAAGCATCAACTGACTTCAGAAAAACAATTCTTTTAGGACAATAAAccaagaaattaattaaagtaCGCCTACAACAATCAGTCCGTCCATTTGTCATGATAGTACATCAAGTTTGTTTTAAATCTCACGATAACCATCAATCATTTACCTCACATCTTCAACCAATTTGCTCAACAAATACCCACAGACTCTTGGATAATTTGGCACTTTATATCCTTCACCGATGCTTGCAATAGCATCAATCATTGACTGATAATAAGCTGAATTAACCGCATTAAATGGTACAGAGACATCCATCATCCATTTCGCAATAGTAATATCACACTTCACAATTTCTTTGCTTTGGAGAACACTTTTGATAGTTGGTTAAGCTCCGGGTGTTGTTGTCGATGGAAAAATGGATTATAATCCTTTGacttattttcctttttcagAGCTAGGTGCTGGAACTTTGGATTTTTGTTGTTGTCGCATCTCATTACGTTCGATATCGTCAAAAATTCTTTCAACTTACTTATCCCATCTCATGAATGCTTTGATTGAATTGGTTGGTGTCTCACTACAGTTAGCACCTTTCGACATTACTTAATATCTCCTCCTTTTCCAGCCAAATGAAGCTTAAACTAATGAATTCCTCCACCCAAAATAAGCTTCTcataatatatacataacaGAATGGATTTTTAGATTCTACAACTTGTTTACAATGGCCCCATGTAGGATCAATTTTTgctctattattattttttggattcCAATTGATGCATCAAGAGTTAATCCTTATTCTTGCAAGGATGGTGTTTCTGATGGTGTATTCATTGAAGCCATTTTAAAACAATATGGAATAGCAACGGTATAAAACAACATCTATTAGAAATTCACATAACTTATTCCTTATGCAGCAATATAAATTCACAGCAATAACATAACACATCAACAAAAACAACcataaacaaaaatatcaatCTACCATTAACCTATATATATTACACGGCCAAGAATCAACAGTTATAATTAACAATATAACATAAACAGATTCATAATCAACAATTTAACATCATTCATCAGTTACTCACTCAcctaatcaaattaaaatccaactgaataactaaaaaaatagagataatgGGTTTCACTTCATGAACGCAAAGAAGTGAGGAGACCAACCTGTCCGGCGAAGCAGACTCTAGCGAGGGGAAGGCAGCAGCGACAGAGAGAACACGACGATGACGACAAGAGACGCAGAGCAAGGAGACGCGACGAGGTCGGTTGCGTGCGAGCCAAAGCCGCAACGGCATAGGGGAGCCACATATGCAACATAGTCAACGATGCACCGGACAGCGAGACGAAGCAACAGAGATGGCCGGCGATCATCAGTTCTAGAGTGTGGAGTGAGATTGAGAGTAACTGAAAGACTATGGTGTGATGAGGTGAGAAAGAGAGCCTTCGAGCTCGAGGGGGAGGGGTAGCTGTTTAGGACATTAGGGTTACTGGGTTAGGTTTAGGTCTgttcttttttaaaatgacaaaaacgacatcgttttgggtaagaaaaaaaagagtttcAAACTGGTCAGGTTACACAAAACCACCGGTTTTCATCTAAACAGGACGGTTCTCTTCGGTTCTTTTCCTTGTGTAATCAAATTGCTCAACCGAGCTGACCAGATAACCAGTTCACCAATTTTTCAGTTGGACCGGTCAATCCAATCTGATTCTTACAACTATGATAGAAGTTCCCAACCTTTTATTTAACATTCAAATTTTATAGCTTCAATAATCTATAGACTTCTATTGACCATACAATTGTAAGAAACGTAGTACATAAACGGattcttttctttaaattattattagaacTAAAATTTGAACAATGATTGATAAAACCCCACACAAATGCATATAAAGTTATACATCCTAAAGGACCCTTAAATTCACATATATGGTAGCCTTTTAATATGCCATCTATTGACAACATAATATGTTGATTTTTAGGGTAAGAACCATAAAATTTCTCTTTAAATAATGTTGCGGTTTATGATGATATcattatgcatgcaagaatcAAAGCCTCGCTCGTTTAACTTAATTCATAGTTTATAACTTGGGAAATTTTATGGTGCTTACCCTAAAAATCAACATATTATGTTGTCAATAGGTGGCATATTAAGAAGCTGCCACATATGTGAATTTAAGGGTCCTTTAGGATGTGGTTTATAGTTCTAATGTGATAGGCCAAGcagttatttttttcattaactattaaatataaattaaaaactaatattttataaaaataaaataataaattatataaattataccttTTTAATTACGTATATTTGGATTACATGATGAGAATGATatgtaattatataatattttttagaagggttaaatatagaaaaaaaatttgaaacaaaataaataaaattaatttatttgcaaaataatattaatgatttgaattcgatttatttaattaaatttaaaaaagagtGGTGTTACGTGACCagtaaattttattagtttttagtaaatatTTGACTAACACTCTAAATACTAATAACTCAATTCTAAAACTTAAACTCTAAactataaattctaataatataaaaataatattgataaaaaatattagcacCGAAAAATCTAACATTtcttttagaaaaacaaaattttaaattacatttaAGTTAAATATAACTTTTCAACATAAAATAGACTTTTAAAATTATCTCAaatttaatattcaaaatattatgacttaaatttgtcactttatttattttttaaaaaaattaaatttaaaaaatgaataactaaacaaaaatctttttttaagaaaaatgaaaacttattttatattgataataaatcatgtttaaattaaatataattttaaaattataaaatttttaaactcaataaaatgAAGGCTATTCAAATCatcaaattttagattttaatatttatatttagagTTGCATTTGTtaacttaattaaataatacttgattCTAAACttagtccaaaccaacaaaaacaaaaaaaaaaattgtaactttgaagtataaaaaaatgtgaaatcaaagaaaaaaaaatgaaaaaaatgaaaagctaGCTATCGCTCGAGATAATTTgggataatttttaaataaatctaattcaaactattaaaattgattttatttattttgtttcaattttttttctacatTTAACtctatctaaaaaataatacataattacatATCATTTTTATGATGTAGTCCAAATTCACATAATTAAAaaggtataatttatataatttattattttatttttttaaaatattagtttttaatttatatttaatagttAACGAAAAAAATAACTCATGGATCCATCACATTAGAACTATAAACCACATTTTAAAGGGTTCTTAAATTCACATATGTTACAGCCTCTTAATATGCCACCTATTGACAACATAATATGTTGATTTTTAAGGTAAACACCATAGAATATCCCATATTTAAATCAACAATATTAATGTGAATGTTTTCGTTGCAACCACTAAGAATCAATTCAGCCTGATAAATAGTTTCTCAGATTGCTTCTCGTGGAGTATTATGTGTTTAAGACCTTTTCAACACACCTAAACAATTGCTTCAACATTAGATCTTTGGAAAGCATAACCAGAATGACAAAACCCGTTGATATAATCAGTTTTCCTAGCAAAGAACAGCATTACCAGCTGCCCAGCGGTAGCAGAAGCCTTGCAGGAGTTTTGTTCACCAGAAAATCCAGAGCGCCTCAATTCAGCAAGCATCGGCTTTGCTCAAGGCTTCTGCCTAAAATTGACACAGCGCGAAACTGCCTTAAGGTCAATACTCTATTTCCCATTCTTCAAATTGACACAGCAGCAGAGACTCAAGTAACAACCAATGAATTAGCACAATCCTATGACTCCTCCAAGTAAGTCTATCGATCTAGAAAACCACCCTTTATGAAGGAGTACTACTGAAGGCAAGTTGTCAGTCATAAAAGCATGACCAACAGAAAAATCCGAATCAATAAAACTCCAAGCAAGAATACTCCCTGTTGCTGCAAAACCAACTACATTTCATCCATGAGAACCCCAGAAGGATTAACGTTCCGGCTGATAAGAAGCACTTTAGACTTCTTTTGTCCCATTCTAGCCATAGTGATGTTAAGATGTGAATGCATGAACTCAATTCAGACCTGAATTCGGAAGTCTCCCCATTATTTATCCTTGACATCATGAATTGCTAATCATATTTTCTGTGTTGGACATAGTGTGGGGTTCAATATTGTCATAGAAAGAAAGACAGTTGACAAATGTATCAAGAACGTATTCTATGCTCggttgttatatttttttttctcgatTTTTGGTGACCTACAAATTACTGGAAGTTTAACCATAGATAGTAACTcaacaaaagcaataaaaatataaaatacagtGCTAAAAGGCATTCAAGGTTATCCATCCCTGAAATTGTCTAATTAACCGAGTCCAATCACCAAAAACATAAGATGTGAAATAATTATTCTTTTGATTGAATAACTGAACAAGAAATCTGAAAATTTTGGGGAAACTACGTCATTATAGATTAAACTTGCATCCCCTTTTACGATAAATATCTTTCTTCGAAATACTTAAGCAACCAATAAAATGATTTCAACACATAATCAAGCATACCTGTTTAAATGGCACAGCAAACACAACTGTAATAGGACAATATAGAATTGCAACATCACTTGGCCATTTAAGTTGGAACAACAGCATAAAAGCGAGACTACCAATGCAATGCACCAAAAGACTCAGGGAGTAGACACATTCATTTCTCTTACATTCTTAAGCCAACTTACCCGATACAACTTCAATAGCTCATTGGCTTCCTTGTCATAACAATGGACAAACTTATCCAGGAACTCCAATTCATTATACCGAAATACAGTCCAGCTCAGCTTCTTAATCAGACCCTTCGACAGCAAAGCTTTAACAACAGATCCCCTTGGAATAATTCGCTTTCTCAAGCTCATGGTCAACAGTGATGGACATCTGATAATGTCAGAAGATTTGCAGCCCAATGTGTTCACCAGAAAATCCATGACCGCCTCAATCTTACTGTCTGAAGTGCACATACAGAACGGGTGGGTTCTAAATGCTTTAGAAATATCATCCTCGGTCCAACCCCattttctatatatacctttctttctttcccatGTGGATTTGCTCAGATGTAACTTTATATGAACATATATAACAAATTGCAACTTGAGTGGATCAGTCTTCATCTCCTTCACTTCCTCCACTGCCTTCTTAAATCGCGTAGGACATACCTTAATTGTCTTGCCATAGTACTCTAACAACCTAAGAATGTGTGATTCAGGAACACCCTCTTCTCTCAGCAGCTTGATATTAGGTTCAATACGTTTGGCAAAGATATGTAGAACACCTGAATAGCTTACAACAGTTTTCATGAGGTTGTGCTTACATTCAAACATGTTGTCAAGGAAATTGAAGCAGGGAATGATCTCATTATTCAAGCTTCTTTTGAGAATTTCAGGGGATGTTAATATCATGCTGTGAATGTCAGAGACAGAAAACCCTTTTGACTTGAAAAAATCAAACTTTGGCTGCAAAGTGTTCTCGGGTTTGACTAAAAGTAAGTCTGGAACAGTTCGAAGGACTTTCAAGATCATAGTTTGGGACAAACCTTGGTTCTTGAAGAACTCAATCACTGTATCTGGTTTTTCACTTGTTTCTAACTTGAGGCGCTTGGAAATGATGATAGCGCGTTCTGGTGAGAACCCACAAGTATGAGTTAGGTAAGAGAGTGCAAAAGAGTTGTCTTTGGAGGCTGAAGAAGGAGACGAGGTTGAGATGAGTCTCGAAGCAAGCCATAGCCATGGATTGCTACCTAGCGAAGAAACCAGTTTTTGCAAGGTTGGAGAAATAATTTTGATGCGAATATGAAACATTGCGTTTGCGAGTGAAAGAATCAAGTGAACACAACACTAACTTGTTACCTGAATTACGGATGggatcaaaatcaaatcaaactCTGTCATGCATTCTGCACTAAAACCCTAGCCCTAATCTCTCTTCTCCTTGCTGATTTTGGAACGGCCCACTTAACCTTCTTATAGCAATTCAAATAAAACGTTCGAAGCAACGAGGCCTGGGTCAGATAGCAACTTTATTTGTCTCTCATTGAGATGTACGGATTTAAAGTCCAGTTTGGGTAACTAActtaattaagttccttttgataaaataacttaaatattaaatgattctgttaaaagtaacttataaataagttattttgtgtttggatttttaactctaaaagtgcttattttatagaaatgtaatgaaaaatagaagtattatgagagaagtcatttttttaacttctcta from Arachis duranensis cultivar V14167 chromosome 4, aradu.V14167.gnm2.J7QH, whole genome shotgun sequence encodes:
- the LOC107483685 gene encoding uncharacterized protein LOC107483685 is translated as MFHIRIKIISPTLQKLVSSLGSNPWLWLASRLISTSSPSSASKDNSFALSYLTHTCGFSPERAIIISKRLKLETSEKPDTVIEFFKNQGLSQTMILKVLRTVPDLLLVKPENTLQPKFDFFKSKGFSVSDIHSMILTSPEILKRSLNNEIIPCFNFLDNMFECKHNLMKTVVSYSGVLHIFAKRIEPNIKLLREEGVPESHILRLLEYYGKTIKVCPTRFKKAVEEVKEMKTDPLKLQFVIYVHIKLHLSKSTWERKKGIYRKWGWTEDDISKAFRTHPFCMCTSDSKIEAVMDFLVNTLGCKSSDIIRCPSLLTMSLRKRIIPRGSVVKALLSKGLIKKLSWTVFRYNELEFLDKFVHCYDKEANELLKLYRVSWLKNVREMNVSTP